GATTAGTGCCGATCGGAAAATCAGTGATCAACGCACCATTTTCGAGCATTTCTATGGCTGTATTCGTATGCAGTTTCGGGTACACCCTATCGAGTCCATGCGCCAAACAACCGATGGTTGGTATGTTAAATTTCAGTGAAGCTTTATGTGCAGCTATGTCAATTCCGTAGGCCAACCCACTTACGATGGTCACTTGCGCTTTGGCCAATTGTTCAACGATTGATTCTGTGATTTCTTTTCCTTGCCTTGTAGCATTTCGAGTTCCCACAATACTTAGTGCTCTTGACGGATTTATGCTCCCATTGCCCTTGGCATAGAGAACCACGGGCGAATCATCGCAATGCTTCAATCTTTGAGGATAATCACTGTCTAGAAAGGAAATGGCACGCACGCTATTTTTCAGCGCAAACTGTAGTTCGTCTTCGGCCTGCTTCAGCACCACGCTTGATGACACCACATTTGCAATGGCCGCTCCGATAGAGGGAATCTTCAATAAAAACGATTTCGGTTGCCTGAAAACCTGCTTCGGGCCGCCACAATACGCAACGAGTTTTTTGATTCGCGCATCGCCAATTCCAACCACCTTGCTGAGTGCGATCAGATATAGTGTCTGTTCCTGTCTATCCAACTATACAAATATTGATATATTCGCCCCGTTCAAAATCTGGCCTTTAAACCGCTGAAATCTAACATATGAAAAGAATATTTACTACTGCAATTCTATCATTTTTGGTTCTGTTTGCCTTTGCACAAGATACAGGAACTGTAAAAGGTACAGTAAAAGATAAGGATTCTGGAGAGACCATTATTGGCGCCAGTGTCGTTTGGGAAGCTGATAAAGGCCGTGGTGCTGCAACTGATTTCGATGGGAATTTCTCGCTCACTCTGCCAGAAGGGGCACAAAAAGTTATTATCACTTCTATCGGTTATGATTCGCAGACAATTGCGGTAACGGTAAAAAAAGGAGAGACATCAACCGTTAACGTTAGTATGGGCGTTGGGTCTATCCAAAAAGAGATGGTAATCGTATCTGCTGGTAAGTTTGAGCAGAAACGAGAAGACCTAACCGTTTCGGTTTCGGTTATTGAACCTGAGCTACTTGAGAGTAGAGGTTCTACAAGTGCAGAAGATGCACTTGAGCAAACTCCTGGTCTTACTATCGTTGATTCAGAACCTCAAATG
This genomic window from Flavobacteriales bacterium contains:
- the dprA gene encoding DNA-processing protein DprA, which translates into the protein MDRQEQTLYLIALSKVVGIGDARIKKLVAYCGGPKQVFRQPKSFLLKIPSIGAAIANVVSSSVVLKQAEDELQFALKNSVRAISFLDSDYPQRLKHCDDSPVVLYAKGNGSINPSRALSIVGTRNATRQGKEITESIVEQLAKAQVTIVSGLAYGIDIAAHKASLKFNIPTIGCLAHGLDRVYPKLHTNTAIEMLENGALITDFPIGTNPDRENFPKRNRIVAGMSDATIVVEAGIKGGALITAELANGYDRDVFAVPGRLSDEYSAGCHYLIMNHKAALVTSGNDILKALGWQQDESKKKPQAQTKLLVDLSEEQETVVAVLREKDHTIDRLAVLSGFPMSKVASILLELEFEGIVSTLPGKVYRLN